Genomic segment of Truepera radiovictrix DSM 17093:
TAAGGGAGTGCATCCGCAGCGACCTCGACTGCGCGGACGTCTGCGCGGCGACCGCCCGCCTCGTGGCGCGCCAGACGCAGACGGACGCGGCGATCTTGCGCGCGCAGCTCGAGGCGTGCGCGGTGGCCTGCAAAGTCTGCGGCGACTCGTGCGCCGAGCACAAGGACATGCACGAGCACTGCCGCATCTGCATGGAGGCGTGCCGGACCTGCGAAGCGCGCTGCCGGG
This window contains:
- a CDS encoding four-helix bundle copper-binding protein is translated as MLQEMLKTHPNATATDAQVACLEACLQCAATCTSCADACLAEESVAHLRECIRSDLDCADVCAATARLVARQTQTDAAILRAQLEACAVACKVCGDSCAEHKDMHEHCRICMEACRTCEARCRELLQSL